Proteins from one Paenibacillus amylolyticus genomic window:
- a CDS encoding PTS fructose transporter subunit IIABC: MRITDLMIQETMIMDLQATTKDEAIDELIASLNQSGRINDPVLFKEMIYKREAESSTGIGGGIAMPHAKTTAVNEPTVVFAKSRKGLDFEALDDQPAHVFFMIAAPEGAGNTHLRTLAALSRLLIDSDFISQLMNTDTPAEVSALFDAKQAEAAEQEAAKEKAKAERAAATASGSTGSQQQNTSGVIVGNANSEDFVVAVTACPTGIAHTFMAEDALKKKAQEMGINIRVETNGSEGAQNVLTADEIARAKGVIVAADKNVEMARFDGKPVLQRPVSDGIRKSEELIRKAVNGDAPIYRSQGGNTKEENASEGKISVGSKIYKDLMNGISHMLPFVVGGGILLAISFLFEQIASPDNPIVQLLQTIGGGTGAFHFLIPVLAGFIAMSIGDRPALMPGMVGGLMAVNSNAGFIGGLAAGFLAGYVVIGLRKAFKGLPKAIDGLKPILLYPVFGLLIVGAISFYVFDPIFGSLNTWLVDALGNLGTGNKVLLGLLLGGMMAIDMGGPFNKAAYTFAIGVFTSSGNTDGAWMAAVMAGGMAPPLAIALATTFFKSKFTEQERKSGLTNYVLGLSFITEGAIPFAAADPLRVLTSCILGSAVAGGLTQLWSINVPAPHGGIFVAALANHALLFLLAVAIGAVISGLILGLWKKAPTLVK; this comes from the coding sequence ATGAGAATAACAGACTTGATGATCCAGGAAACGATGATCATGGACCTGCAAGCCACAACCAAAGATGAGGCTATTGATGAACTAATTGCAAGCCTGAACCAAAGCGGACGTATTAATGATCCTGTTCTGTTCAAGGAAATGATCTATAAAAGAGAAGCTGAGTCCAGTACGGGGATCGGCGGCGGAATCGCGATGCCACATGCGAAGACAACAGCGGTAAATGAACCAACGGTTGTATTTGCCAAGAGCAGAAAAGGGCTTGATTTTGAAGCATTGGATGATCAACCAGCGCATGTGTTCTTCATGATTGCGGCTCCAGAAGGCGCAGGTAATACCCATCTGCGTACGCTTGCAGCTCTTTCCAGGTTGCTGATTGATAGCGATTTCATCTCACAATTGATGAATACAGATACACCTGCAGAAGTAAGCGCGTTGTTTGATGCCAAACAGGCAGAAGCAGCTGAGCAAGAAGCTGCCAAAGAGAAAGCAAAAGCTGAAAGAGCAGCGGCTACCGCATCAGGCTCCACGGGCAGTCAACAGCAGAATACTTCCGGTGTGATCGTAGGTAACGCCAATTCGGAAGATTTTGTTGTTGCGGTTACTGCCTGTCCAACAGGCATAGCACATACGTTTATGGCTGAAGATGCACTCAAAAAGAAAGCTCAGGAAATGGGCATCAATATTCGTGTGGAGACCAACGGTTCCGAAGGAGCACAAAATGTCCTGACGGCTGATGAGATTGCCCGCGCCAAAGGGGTTATCGTTGCCGCAGACAAAAACGTGGAGATGGCACGTTTCGATGGCAAACCGGTATTGCAAAGACCGGTGAGCGATGGCATCCGCAAATCTGAAGAGCTGATTCGCAAGGCAGTTAATGGCGATGCACCGATTTATCGCAGTCAAGGTGGTAATACCAAGGAAGAGAATGCAAGCGAGGGCAAGATCAGCGTAGGCAGCAAAATCTATAAAGATCTGATGAACGGAATCTCGCATATGCTGCCATTTGTTGTAGGTGGTGGTATCCTGCTTGCGATCTCCTTCCTGTTCGAACAGATTGCCAGTCCTGATAATCCGATTGTACAACTGCTTCAAACCATTGGTGGCGGAACAGGTGCATTCCACTTCCTGATTCCGGTATTGGCCGGATTCATCGCGATGAGTATTGGTGATCGTCCAGCCCTGATGCCTGGTATGGTCGGTGGATTGATGGCGGTTAACTCAAACGCCGGTTTCATTGGTGGTTTGGCAGCCGGTTTCCTGGCGGGTTATGTCGTTATTGGTCTTCGTAAGGCGTTCAAAGGATTGCCAAAAGCGATTGATGGCTTGAAACCAATCTTGCTGTATCCGGTATTCGGTTTGCTGATCGTGGGTGCAATCAGTTTCTACGTCTTCGATCCAATCTTTGGTTCCCTGAACACATGGCTTGTAGATGCACTTGGTAATCTGGGAACAGGAAATAAAGTATTGCTTGGTTTGTTGCTTGGTGGCATGATGGCGATCGATATGGGCGGACCGTTCAACAAAGCGGCATATACGTTCGCGATCGGGGTATTCACATCCAGTGGTAACACAGACGGTGCATGGATGGCAGCAGTTATGGCAGGTGGTATGGCACCTCCACTGGCGATTGCCCTTGCAACAACGTTCTTCAAATCGAAATTCACAGAGCAAGAACGTAAATCGGGACTGACCAACTACGTCCTTGGATTGTCTTTCATTACGGAAGGTGCAATTCCATTTGCTGCGGCTGATCCGTTGCGTGTATTGACTTCTTGTATTCTGGGTTCTGCTGTTGCTGGCGGATTGACACAACTGTGGAGCATTAATGTACCAGCTCCGCACGGCGGGATCTTTGTTGCTGCACTGGCGAACCACGCATTATTGTTCCTGCTGGCCGTTGCCATTGGTGCTGTGATCTCAGGTCTGATCCTTGGACTGTGGAAGAAAGCACCAACACTTGTGAAATAA
- a CDS encoding DUF896 domain-containing protein gives MIPFLGRINELSRKQRSSVGLTKAEQSEQQELRKQYLQAIRGQVLTTMLAVSVVDPLGHDVTPEKLTNEKLQRREQAGQ, from the coding sequence ATGATTCCTTTTTTGGGACGCATTAACGAATTAAGCCGAAAACAACGCAGCAGCGTCGGTTTGACCAAAGCAGAACAAAGCGAGCAGCAGGAGCTTAGAAAGCAATATTTGCAGGCTATTCGAGGTCAGGTGCTGACAACCATGCTGGCAGTATCCGTAGTAGACCCGCTGGGTCATGATGTGACCCCTGAGAAATTAACCAATGAAAAATTGCAGCGCCGCGAACAGGCCGGCCAATAG
- the pfkB gene encoding 1-phosphofructokinase, whose amino-acid sequence MIYTITLNPSIDYIVEVDELKLGGLNRMNRDLKLPGGKGINVSRILNQLGADNTAIGFLGGFTGRFINDKLQEDHILTDFVTIADDTRINIKLKHGEETEINGLGPAIRAEEAEQLLHKLSSLQKGDIVILSGSVPPSLGTDFYDRLIKVCKQTGAEFVIDTTGPALMEALEHAPLLVKPNHHELAELFGVTIETREQLVLYGRKLLEAGAKHVLISMAGEGALFITQAEVHHANVPKGTVRNSVGAGDSMIGGFVGTYVRSGDLLEAFRTGVASGSATAFSDDLATRELIDELRNQVTITTI is encoded by the coding sequence ATGATATATACGATAACACTTAACCCGTCCATTGATTACATCGTGGAAGTCGATGAGCTGAAGCTTGGCGGATTGAATCGAATGAATCGGGATTTGAAGCTCCCGGGCGGTAAAGGCATTAATGTCTCTCGCATACTGAATCAACTTGGAGCGGATAACACGGCTATTGGTTTCCTTGGTGGATTCACAGGACGTTTTATTAATGACAAGTTGCAGGAAGATCACATTCTCACCGATTTTGTGACGATTGCAGACGATACTCGCATTAATATCAAGCTGAAGCATGGAGAAGAGACCGAGATTAATGGTCTTGGGCCTGCCATACGTGCAGAAGAGGCAGAGCAGTTGCTACACAAATTGTCTTCATTGCAAAAAGGAGATATTGTCATTCTCTCCGGAAGTGTACCTCCTTCACTTGGAACAGATTTCTATGATCGTCTCATTAAAGTCTGCAAGCAAACGGGAGCCGAATTTGTGATTGATACAACTGGTCCTGCATTAATGGAAGCTCTCGAACATGCACCGTTGCTGGTGAAACCCAATCATCATGAACTCGCTGAACTGTTCGGTGTAACCATTGAGACTCGTGAGCAACTCGTGTTGTACGGTCGCAAGTTGCTGGAAGCCGGTGCCAAACATGTATTGATCTCCATGGCAGGCGAGGGTGCGCTGTTCATTACGCAAGCGGAAGTTCATCATGCAAATGTGCCAAAAGGTACGGTGAGAAACTCGGTTGGTGCCGGAGACTCCATGATTGGCGGATTCGTAGGAACCTATGTGCGGAGCGGTGATCTGCTGGAAGCCTTCCGTACAGGGGTTGCATCTGGAAGCGCGACTGCGTTCTCGGATGATCTGGCAACACGTGAATTGATCGATGAACTGCGCAATCAAGTAACCATTACGACGATCTAG
- a CDS encoding G1 family glutamic endopeptidase, with protein MRNHPHKRRKPCVLHQKKKVSSPRFGWISSNWSGYARKGTVHQYRRISAEWTVPYLLPSSRNAYSSAWIGIDGFENSSLIQTGTGHDWIQGKPSYYAWWEILPAAETIIPHPVSPGHRIRAVITRLTRKTWCITLSNLTLGWTFRTIQCYSGPQSSAEWIVEAPTVGSSIASMARLTPVTFSMCRLNGCAPTFRTSQKGIMIQGRSIVSIPGNPNRCKDGFTVRRYKVRRNT; from the coding sequence ATGAGAAATCATCCACACAAACGGCGAAAACCCTGTGTCCTGCATCAGAAAAAGAAAGTTTCTTCTCCTCGCTTTGGATGGATCTCCTCCAACTGGAGTGGTTATGCTCGTAAAGGAACAGTGCACCAATACCGCCGCATCTCAGCTGAATGGACTGTCCCTTATCTTCTACCTAGTTCACGTAACGCCTATTCTTCCGCCTGGATTGGAATTGATGGCTTCGAGAACAGCAGTCTCATTCAGACCGGAACAGGTCACGACTGGATTCAAGGCAAGCCCAGCTATTATGCATGGTGGGAGATCTTGCCTGCCGCAGAGACCATCATCCCACATCCGGTTTCCCCAGGCCATCGCATTCGAGCAGTCATCACCAGATTAACACGCAAAACCTGGTGTATTACGCTCTCTAATCTGACGTTAGGCTGGACCTTCCGCACCATTCAGTGTTATTCGGGTCCGCAGTCCTCTGCGGAATGGATTGTTGAAGCACCCACTGTAGGAAGCTCCATTGCTTCCATGGCAAGGCTTACGCCCGTAACCTTCAGCATGTGCCGTCTGAACGGATGTGCTCCTACTTTTCGAACCTCTCAAAAAGGGATCATGATTCAAGGAAGAAGTATCGTCTCGATCCCTGGTAATCCCAATCGGTGCAAAGATGGATTTACAGTTCGTCGCTATAAAGTTCGTCGCAACACCTGA
- a CDS encoding NAD(P)-binding domain-containing protein translates to MSLEALNERVKNDLDYLSFGGANWVRPREHADGHVYDVVIVGGGQSGLGAAFGLLRERISNILVIDENTSGFEGPWETYARMVTLRTPKHLTSIDLGIPSLTFRSWWEAQVGPEGWKEVDKIPRGDWMNYLRWYREVLNLPVLNEIQLTLVEPIENGIHRLHVNKAGTHKDVILARKVVFATGIQGGGEWHVPSMIADRLPRELYAHTSEAIDFERLKGKRVAVLGGGASAFDNASYALAAGVAEAHVFVRREQLPNVNPIRQMEQSGMIERFHALPVADKYEVIAHFFKFNQPPTNDTFNRAAAWPGFELHLNSPWMSVEATDHGTMVHTPQGAFAFDFLIISTGLLSDPALRPELRLVEPYIARWEDCYQAPPEHRNALLDAHPYLSSGFAMTSRSEQGEKQLHGLFVFNYSALASCGLSASAISGTKSAVPKLVSAIADQLFLDDREVILQQFYAYEQQEFTATWVKTGALAE, encoded by the coding sequence ATGAGCCTGGAAGCTTTGAATGAACGTGTGAAGAATGATCTGGATTATTTGTCATTTGGGGGCGCGAACTGGGTACGTCCAAGAGAACATGCAGATGGTCATGTCTATGATGTTGTCATTGTGGGTGGAGGTCAGAGTGGATTAGGGGCGGCATTTGGACTTCTTCGGGAACGAATCTCCAATATTCTCGTCATTGATGAGAATACATCGGGATTTGAAGGACCTTGGGAGACTTATGCGCGTATGGTTACTCTGCGTACCCCCAAGCATCTGACATCCATCGATTTGGGCATCCCCTCGTTAACCTTCCGCTCATGGTGGGAAGCACAGGTTGGGCCAGAAGGTTGGAAAGAGGTCGATAAGATTCCGCGTGGAGACTGGATGAATTATTTGCGCTGGTATCGTGAAGTGCTGAATCTGCCTGTGCTTAATGAGATCCAATTGACGCTCGTTGAGCCGATAGAGAATGGAATACATCGACTTCACGTGAACAAGGCAGGAACTCACAAGGACGTCATCCTTGCGCGCAAAGTCGTGTTTGCTACGGGAATACAAGGCGGTGGAGAGTGGCATGTGCCATCCATGATTGCGGATAGATTACCTCGGGAGTTGTATGCCCATACGTCGGAAGCGATTGATTTTGAACGGCTAAAAGGTAAAAGGGTTGCTGTGCTTGGCGGGGGCGCTTCTGCATTTGATAATGCAAGCTATGCCCTTGCCGCGGGTGTGGCGGAAGCTCATGTATTTGTACGACGGGAACAACTGCCCAATGTTAACCCCATTCGTCAGATGGAGCAATCCGGTATGATTGAGCGATTCCACGCTCTTCCGGTTGCGGATAAATATGAAGTGATCGCTCATTTCTTCAAATTCAATCAACCGCCAACCAACGATACGTTTAATCGAGCAGCAGCCTGGCCTGGATTCGAACTGCATCTGAATTCGCCTTGGATGAGTGTAGAAGCGACTGACCACGGCACGATGGTGCATACGCCACAGGGGGCATTTGCGTTTGATTTTCTAATTATTAGTACAGGTCTGCTTAGTGATCCGGCACTCCGTCCTGAGCTGAGGCTGGTGGAGCCATACATCGCGCGTTGGGAGGACTGTTACCAGGCTCCGCCAGAGCATCGCAATGCATTGCTGGATGCACATCCATACCTGAGTTCCGGGTTTGCGATGACCAGCAGGAGTGAACAAGGTGAGAAGCAGCTGCATGGACTGTTTGTATTCAATTACTCTGCACTTGCCAGCTGTGGTCTGTCGGCATCGGCCATATCAGGGACTAAGAGTGCGGTGCCGAAACTGGTCTCTGCCATAGCTGATCAGTTGTTCCTCGACGATCGGGAGGTTATTTTGCAACAATTCTATGCATATGAACAACAGGAATTTACTGCTACATGGGTGAAAACGGGTGCCCTTGCAGAGTAA
- a CDS encoding DeoR/GlpR family DNA-binding transcription regulator translates to MLTEERYAAIVERLHEQGIVKLQELVDVLGASESTIRRDLIDLESRQLLKRIHGGAALVNEKTLEPGMEEKTFKNIQQKTMIARLAAQEIENGECIYLDAGTTTLAMIPFIEAKDVTVVTNGLSHVEALVSKRIRSYLLGGMMKIHTKAVIGSIALQNMDNFRFDKCFLGSNGVDPEMGYTTPDPEEALIKRRAHQLSGKSYVLADSSKIGEITFAKLFDLEEADLITERMPEHWRPGIAQKTKIIEG, encoded by the coding sequence ATGCTGACTGAAGAACGATATGCTGCAATTGTAGAGCGCTTACATGAACAGGGGATTGTGAAATTGCAAGAGCTTGTGGATGTGTTAGGTGCTTCTGAATCAACGATTAGGCGTGATTTAATCGATCTGGAGAGTCGTCAGTTGCTCAAACGCATCCACGGCGGTGCCGCACTGGTGAACGAAAAAACGCTTGAACCGGGCATGGAAGAAAAAACCTTCAAAAACATTCAACAAAAAACAATGATTGCCCGTTTGGCTGCACAGGAGATCGAAAATGGCGAATGCATCTATCTGGATGCGGGAACAACAACGTTAGCCATGATTCCCTTTATTGAAGCTAAGGACGTAACAGTGGTTACCAATGGACTTTCACATGTTGAAGCATTGGTAAGCAAGCGTATTCGCAGTTATTTGCTTGGAGGTATGATGAAAATTCATACGAAAGCAGTCATTGGCAGTATCGCATTACAGAACATGGATAATTTCCGTTTTGATAAATGTTTTCTTGGAAGCAACGGAGTAGATCCTGAAATGGGGTATACAACACCGGACCCTGAGGAAGCCTTGATTAAAAGGCGTGCACATCAATTGTCGGGAAAATCTTATGTGCTGGCTGATTCCAGTAAAATAGGGGAAATTACTTTTGCCAAATTGTTCGATTTGGAGGAGGCCGATTTGATTACCGAGCGGATGCCAGAACATTGGCGGCCTGGAATCGCCCAGAAAACTAAAATAATTGAGGGATAA